From a single Planctellipticum variicoloris genomic region:
- a CDS encoding GumC family protein, whose protein sequence is MDVIDDANGEPAQSGSVVADLVRFCRIVVARKKILILSVLLAGLVGGAYYVLAKRSYESRAEVLVLQTGGNVMDASSSNQRSVLEQIPTYEKVLSSAAVLEGAIKSLPARHRIDLAGSPKERWIDTLRGRVGVSSARQTNIISLTFRSGDPQTAAVVVGAILDSYLKFMDQTHRSSSREVLEVLTREKTDLEQRLQEKEGELIQLKSSSGVLLTGGDRNTHVLIERTVKLNDALVEAQKKSLEARAFLVAVEEAVRTGSDIQQFVLQTADAVAKEVFLKEMGLGTQDGYTMARFEQQLSDDRSELARRRLQYGAAHPLVVELRDRIQGTEEWLVNRQLAVSERMRQIRTQELGPRLVEMARQRFHQATAHEAALRQQFEQENAIALSMNAHVAAQEILELDLKRMRSFYDLVLERMKDIDLGSDNGLRIRVVSEPRVPSSPVSPKLSYTIALTLMAGMTLGLGAIYLVDTLDDRFRSPDELQWQLGLPVLAMIRKMPETTETGINAIQTYFRPDSLESEAFRSLRSAITFADGDSQRLVITSTEPGDGKTTTLANLAVAFAQSGKKTLLIDADLRRPGLSTLLELRGAQGLSSILRDDRPIFESCLDNIFHVGVEGLDVIPSGARPANPSELLASERFNDVIAWAETVYDQILIDAPPILAVTDPAIIARQVDGAVVVIRPDKNRRRVVTRALQSFQSAGIRVLGMAVNHLSMDSSSEYGYGYGYGYGYGYGYGHDEAPEAEVEDDQQGPGPESQGTLRQAA, encoded by the coding sequence ATGGATGTGATCGACGATGCGAATGGCGAACCGGCCCAGTCCGGCAGCGTCGTCGCCGATCTCGTCCGGTTCTGTCGGATCGTCGTCGCGCGGAAGAAGATTCTGATTCTCTCGGTGCTTCTGGCGGGGCTCGTCGGCGGAGCGTACTACGTACTGGCCAAGCGGTCGTACGAGTCGCGCGCGGAAGTTCTGGTGCTGCAGACCGGCGGCAACGTCATGGACGCCAGCAGCAGCAATCAGCGCAGCGTCCTGGAGCAGATTCCCACGTACGAAAAAGTGCTGTCGAGCGCCGCCGTGCTGGAGGGTGCGATCAAGTCCCTCCCGGCGCGGCACCGGATCGATCTGGCCGGCTCCCCGAAAGAGCGCTGGATCGACACGCTTCGCGGCCGCGTCGGAGTCAGCTCCGCGCGGCAGACGAACATCATCTCGCTGACGTTTCGTTCGGGCGATCCGCAGACGGCGGCGGTGGTCGTCGGCGCGATTCTGGACTCCTATCTGAAGTTCATGGATCAGACCCATCGGAGCAGCTCGCGCGAGGTTCTGGAGGTTCTGACACGGGAAAAGACCGACCTGGAGCAGCGGCTGCAGGAGAAGGAAGGGGAGCTGATCCAGCTCAAGAGCAGCTCGGGAGTTCTGCTGACGGGGGGGGATCGAAATACCCACGTGCTGATCGAGCGAACGGTGAAACTCAACGACGCACTCGTCGAAGCGCAGAAGAAGTCGCTGGAGGCGAGAGCGTTTTTAGTCGCCGTCGAAGAAGCGGTCCGGACCGGCTCCGACATTCAGCAGTTCGTCCTGCAGACCGCCGACGCGGTGGCCAAGGAAGTGTTTCTGAAGGAAATGGGCCTCGGTACGCAGGACGGCTACACCATGGCCCGCTTCGAACAGCAACTGTCGGACGATCGCTCGGAACTGGCGCGACGACGACTGCAATACGGGGCCGCGCACCCGCTGGTGGTCGAACTGCGAGATCGAATCCAGGGGACCGAGGAGTGGCTCGTCAATCGCCAGCTCGCCGTCTCCGAACGGATGCGGCAGATCCGAACGCAGGAGCTCGGTCCGCGGCTGGTTGAAATGGCCCGGCAGCGGTTTCATCAGGCGACTGCGCACGAGGCCGCGCTGCGTCAGCAGTTCGAGCAGGAGAACGCCATTGCGCTGAGCATGAACGCCCACGTCGCCGCCCAGGAGATTCTGGAGCTCGATCTGAAGCGGATGCGTTCGTTCTACGATCTCGTGCTGGAGCGCATGAAGGACATCGATCTCGGATCCGACAACGGACTGCGCATTCGGGTCGTCAGCGAACCGCGAGTTCCTTCGTCGCCCGTCTCCCCCAAGCTTTCCTATACAATCGCCTTGACTCTCATGGCGGGGATGACTCTGGGGCTGGGCGCGATCTATCTCGTCGACACGCTGGATGACCGCTTCCGTTCGCCGGATGAGCTCCAGTGGCAGCTTGGTCTGCCCGTGCTGGCGATGATTCGCAAGATGCCGGAGACGACCGAAACGGGCATCAACGCCATTCAGACCTACTTCCGTCCGGACAGCCTGGAGTCCGAAGCCTTCCGATCGCTGCGGAGCGCGATCACGTTTGCCGACGGCGACTCGCAGCGGCTCGTGATCACGAGCACGGAGCCCGGCGACGGCAAGACCACAACCCTTGCAAACCTGGCGGTGGCGTTTGCACAGTCGGGTAAGAAGACGCTGCTGATCGACGCCGACCTGCGTCGGCCGGGGCTTTCGACCCTGCTGGAACTGCGCGGAGCGCAAGGACTGTCGAGCATTCTGCGCGACGATCGGCCGATTTTCGAAAGCTGTCTCGACAACATTTTTCACGTCGGCGTCGAAGGGCTGGATGTGATTCCATCCGGCGCACGTCCCGCCAATCCTTCGGAGCTGCTGGCCAGCGAGCGCTTCAATGACGTCATCGCCTGGGCCGAAACGGTTTACGACCAGATTCTGATCGACGCACCTCCGATCCTGGCCGTGACCGATCCTGCGATCATCGCCCGGCAGGTGGACGGGGCGGTGGTGGTGATCCGCCCCGACAAGAATCGCCGCCGCGTCGTCACCCGCGCGCTGCAGTCCTTCCAGTCGGCGGGAATTCGCGTGCTGGGCATGGCCGTCAACCATCTGTCGATGGATTCCAGCTCCGAATACGGTTACGGGTATGGCTACGGCTATGGCTACGGATACGGCTATGGACATGACGAAGCTCCGGAAGCCGAGGTCGAGGACGACCAGCAGGGACCCGGCCCTGAGTCCCAGGGAACGCTGCGGCAGGCGGCTTAA